One Halanaerobium hydrogeniformans genomic window, TAATTATCAGTTAAGCTATTAGAAAAACCAGCCCGAATTGGGCTGGTTAATAAAATACGAACTTTTAAAATAGTTTTACTGTTGTGGCTCAGGTTGGAAAGTAGTAACTATTGTGCTCTCTTTACTTTCCTTTTCTTCAGAATTATCTTCTTCAATAATATCCTTCTCAGGGTCACCAGTGATTTTTTCACCTTTAATTATAAGGCGAATTTGATCTGCATTAAGTGTTTCAAACTCTTTTAATGCTGTAACCAGTCTTTCTACAGTTTCCCGGTGTTCCTCTAATAAGCGCACAGCTTTACTAAAACATTCTTCAACCATTTTGCTTACTTCTTTATCTATTCGAGCAGCTACTTCTTCACTGTAATTTCTCTGACGAGAAATATCTCTACCCAGAAATACCTGTTCATCATGCTTTTGTCCCAGAGTTAATGGTCCTAAATTTTCACTCATTCCATATTCTGTAACCATAGCTCTGATAATTTTGGTGGCTCTTTCAATATCATTTTGAGCTCCAGTACTTATATCCTCTAAGAATATTGATTCTGCTGCTCTACCACCAAGTAAACTGGTTACTTTATCTAAGAGCTGTCCTTTTGTCATAAAGTTTTGATCATCTTCAGGTAGTGGAATGGTAAAACCACCGGCTCTACCTCTTGGAATAATAGAAACTTTATGAGTACGATCAGCATGCTCTAATAATTCTCCTAAAAGAGCATGTCCGGTTTCATGATAAGAAACAAGATTTTTCTCTTTTTCTGAAACCAATCTGCTTTTTTTAGCAGGGCCAGCTATAACTCTATCAATTGCATCATCAAATTCTTTCATAGACAATATTTTTTTACCCCGCCTAGCAGCTAAAATTGCCGCTTCATTAGCAAGATTTTCCATATCAGCACCTGTAAAACCAGGGGTCCTTTTAGCTAATATCTCTAAATCGATATCATCATCAAGTGGTTTATCTTTTACATGTATTTCTAAAATTTTCTGTCGACCTAATCTATCAGGTTTGTCCACGAGAATCTGACGGTCAAAACGACCTGGTCTTAATAAAGCTGGATCCAATACATCAGGTCTATTGGTAGCAGCCATCAAAATAATACCTTCATTAGGCTCAAATCCATCCATTTCTACCAAAAGCTGATTTAAAGTTTGTTCCCTCTCATCATGACCGCCGCCAAGTCCAGCTCCACGCTGACGACCAACAGCATCTAATTCATCAATAAAAATAATACAAGGAGAATTTTCCTTGCCTTTTTCAAACAAATCTCTAACTCTTGAAGCACCAACACCAACAAACATCTCCACAAAATCTGATCCACTAATAAAATAAAAAGGTGTTCCGGCTTCTCCAGCAACAGCTTTCGCCATTAAGGTTTTACCTGTTCCAGGTGGCCCTATCATTAATACCCCTTTAGGAACAGTAGCTCCCAGCTGAGAAAACTTCTGTGGATTCTTTAAAAACTCAACAACTTCCTGTAATTCTTCTTTAACTTCTTCGTAATTAGCTACATCATCAAAACTTAACTTGCTTTTACTTTCATCTAGTTTAGCTTTACTTTTTCCAAATGACATCATTTTACTGCCGCCACCCTGCATTTTCTGCATAATAAATATCCAGGCAACAATTAAAATAGCTACTGGTAAAATGTAGCTAAGTATATTTACCCACCAGGGTGCAGTTGGTTGAGGCTCAGTTTTTATATTTACATTTCCAGCTCTCAGTTCTGACATTAATGATGGGATAGCTTCCGGTGGAACAGCAACTTCAAATCTCTGTCCATCTATTTCACCTGTTACTTCTTGATTACCAATTATAGTTACTTCTTCAATATTATTAGCTGCTACTTCTTGAAGAAGATTTGTATATGTGAATTCTTCCATAGTTGCAGGTCCTTGCTGCATAAAAAATTGAGCAACTAAGATAGAAATGGCAATCAAAATCAAGTAAAATCCGATATTTTTAACGAATTTATTCAAAATAATTTACCTCCCTACTACTTCAGTTATACAGTAAAATATTATAACACAATATTTATAATTTGTAAATGTTATCAGGTCCACTTAAATTAAAATTCGATTAGAATGCAAAATATTAAATATTAATATAATAATTACTTTAAATAACTTAATTACCAATGTATTTTAATTATACATTTTTTCCTTCAAAACTCCAATAAAAGATAAGTTGCGATATTTTTCAGCGAAATCAAGCCCATATCCAACTACAAATTTGTCTGGAATCTCAAACCCATTAAAATCTGCATCAATTTCTTTTTGTTCTCTTCTATCTGGTTTATCTAGCAATGTAACTACTTTTATGCTTTTAGGATCTCTTGTTTTTAAAATTTCAACAACATGTTTTAAAGTTCTACCAGTATCAATAATATCTTCTACAATTAATAAATGTCTTCCTTCAATGTTTTCTTCCATATCTTTAATTATTCTTACAACCCCAGAAGATTTGGTAGAAGCTCCATAGCTCGAAACATCCATAAAATCAAAAGTTACTGGTAAATCTATTTCTCGAGCCAAATCAGCCATAAAAATAACTGCTCCTCTCAAAATACAGAGCATTACTATATCATCATCTTCATTGTAGCTTTCAGTAATTTCTTTACCTAATTCTTCAATGCGTTTTTTTATTTCTTCTTCAGCAATAATTATTTCTTTAAAATCACCTTTAAATACAGAGTTATTCCCCATTATTAATTATCCCCCTTAAGATTATTTTTTAGCTTTAAAACTAAAACTTTCTCTGTTTTAGAAGTTACTTTAAAATTATCAGCAATTCTAAATTCTGTTAACCAAACAATATTGTCATTTCTATCTACAATGAGAGGAATCTTATCCCTTTTGTATTTTGGTACTTTCTGATCAATTAAAATATCTTTCACTTTCTTTTTACCCTGCATTCCTAATGGAATGAAACTATCACCTTTTCTTCTTGAGCGAAGATATAAAGGTAATTCAACTTTTTCATAATCTAACATAGCCACTTTGGGGTCAGAATTAAAATTTATCTTATTTTTATTTTCTATAAATATTTCTATAAAATAATTGCTGGAGTATTTATTATTTTTGTTGATTTCTAAAAGCTTTTTATTATCAATTTTTCCAGCTTCAACCACATCTTTTTTGAAAAAGATTAAGTTCTCATAACTGATCTCAACCCTTATAGAGGCAGGTAGATCAATTCCCCGACCTGTAGTTAAATTATTTAATAATTTCTCTATTTCCAAAATATGCTCTAAATATAAATCTTCTAAATCATCTTTTAATTTTTGATAGGCTATCCTTAAGATTCTCCGCCTAATAACTTTATCATAGTTATTGAATTTCTTGAGCTCTAAAATTAGTTTATCATTTTCTGAGCTTATAAGACAATTATTATACTTCTGAAAAGAAATTTTATTTAAAAAATTCTCTTCTTCAGCAATTAATTTAGCATTTCTGGCGATTACTTCTTTTACAGCAGGATTAATTTCGGCCTCAATAATTGGAATAATTTTATTTCTTATTATATTTCTGCTATAAATATTTTCTTTATTACTACTGTCATAACGAGGATTTAATTTTTTTTCCTGACAATATTTTATAATTTCTTTTTTGCTAAAATCAAGTAAAGGATGAATAACTTGAACTCCATTAATATTTATTTTTTTTTCTATGCCACTTAAACCTCGCAAACCACTTCCCCGAAAAAGATTTAATAATACTGTTTCTGCCTGATCATCTTTATGATGAGCAAGGGCCAGTAGATCAAAATCATTTTTTAAATATATTTCTTTAAAAAAATTAAATCTTTCTCTGCGGGCTGCAGCTTCAGCAGAAATGTTTTCGTTTTTTATTATTTCTGGCAAATTAACTTTTTTAGTATAAAAATTTATGTTTAAATCTTTTGCTTTTTCTTCCACAAAGTCTAATTCCTGGCCTGACTCTTTTCTGAACTGATGGTCAAGATGAATTAAAGCAATATCTACTGCAAAATAATCTTTAAACTCAAAAAAAAGCTGCAGCATTGTTAAAGAATCAGGTCCACCGGAAACAGCAAGTAAAATTTTATCTCCTTTTGAGAGAAGATTATTTTCTTCAATATTTTTTTTAAAATT contains:
- the ftsH gene encoding ATP-dependent zinc metalloprotease FtsH; protein product: MNKFVKNIGFYLILIAISILVAQFFMQQGPATMEEFTYTNLLQEVAANNIEEVTIIGNQEVTGEIDGQRFEVAVPPEAIPSLMSELRAGNVNIKTEPQPTAPWWVNILSYILPVAILIVAWIFIMQKMQGGGSKMMSFGKSKAKLDESKSKLSFDDVANYEEVKEELQEVVEFLKNPQKFSQLGATVPKGVLMIGPPGTGKTLMAKAVAGEAGTPFYFISGSDFVEMFVGVGASRVRDLFEKGKENSPCIIFIDELDAVGRQRGAGLGGGHDEREQTLNQLLVEMDGFEPNEGIILMAATNRPDVLDPALLRPGRFDRQILVDKPDRLGRQKILEIHVKDKPLDDDIDLEILAKRTPGFTGADMENLANEAAILAARRGKKILSMKEFDDAIDRVIAGPAKKSRLVSEKEKNLVSYHETGHALLGELLEHADRTHKVSIIPRGRAGGFTIPLPEDDQNFMTKGQLLDKVTSLLGGRAAESIFLEDISTGAQNDIERATKIIRAMVTEYGMSENLGPLTLGQKHDEQVFLGRDISRQRNYSEEVAARIDKEVSKMVEECFSKAVRLLEEHRETVERLVTALKEFETLNADQIRLIIKGEKITGDPEKDIIEEDNSEEKESKESTIVTTFQPEPQQ
- the tilS gene encoding tRNA lysidine(34) synthetase TilS — its product is MNFEVNFKKNIEENNLLSKGDKILLAVSGGPDSLTMLQLFFEFKDYFAVDIALIHLDHQFRKESGQELDFVEEKAKDLNINFYTKKVNLPEIIKNENISAEAAARRERFNFFKEIYLKNDFDLLALAHHKDDQAETVLLNLFRGSGLRGLSGIEKKININGVQVIHPLLDFSKKEIIKYCQEKKLNPRYDSSNKENIYSRNIIRNKIIPIIEAEINPAVKEVIARNAKLIAEEENFLNKISFQKYNNCLISSENDKLILELKKFNNYDKVIRRRILRIAYQKLKDDLEDLYLEHILEIEKLLNNLTTGRGIDLPASIRVEISYENLIFFKKDVVEAGKIDNKKLLEINKNNKYSSNYFIEIFIENKNKINFNSDPKVAMLDYEKVELPLYLRSRRKGDSFIPLGMQGKKKVKDILIDQKVPKYKRDKIPLIVDRNDNIVWLTEFRIADNFKVTSKTEKVLVLKLKNNLKGDN
- the hpt gene encoding hypoxanthine phosphoribosyltransferase; protein product: MGNNSVFKGDFKEIIIAEEEIKKRIEELGKEITESYNEDDDIVMLCILRGAVIFMADLAREIDLPVTFDFMDVSSYGASTKSSGVVRIIKDMEENIEGRHLLIVEDIIDTGRTLKHVVEILKTRDPKSIKVVTLLDKPDRREQKEIDADFNGFEIPDKFVVGYGLDFAEKYRNLSFIGVLKEKMYN